A single region of the Pseudomonadota bacterium genome encodes:
- a CDS encoding ribonuclease D: MHRLPASCRTRDLIETEQALAEVVTELQSATRVGLDTEGDGFFRYRARLCTVQLSTADSAYVIDTLRVEPAPLCELLADTGPTKIVHDAGFDAKLLAERGVPLGRVFDTSVAARFLGEAQTGLSALVRKHLGVELPKEHQRADWGKRPLAPESLAYLLNDVRYLIPLAEQLLDRCRRKDIETEVDEECLYVLHQATHRAEPTKPAWRRIRGAVELDRTQQARLQQLVRVRERFARDRDVPAFRILVNSVLLRLARSAPQDVQAVRRTLGSAQTPGLAYAVVESLKGVRADACSVDSEDQATPMPSPAERARRRRCAKTLSAWRDRIARERRVDAQAVLPGHCLRDLCTLRPPSLDELSQIQGLGRVRAERYGTTLLALLASSCTGE; encoded by the coding sequence TTGCATAGGTTACCAGCGTCTTGTCGCACCCGCGATCTGATCGAAACCGAGCAGGCTCTGGCCGAGGTGGTGACCGAGCTGCAGTCGGCCACACGGGTCGGGCTCGACACCGAAGGCGACGGCTTCTTCCGCTACCGGGCTCGGCTGTGTACCGTGCAGCTGTCGACAGCAGATAGCGCCTATGTGATCGATACCCTACGGGTCGAGCCCGCCCCCCTCTGCGAGCTCCTCGCAGACACCGGCCCAACCAAGATCGTGCACGATGCCGGCTTCGATGCCAAGCTGCTGGCCGAGCGAGGCGTCCCACTAGGACGCGTGTTCGATACATCGGTCGCGGCGCGTTTCCTGGGTGAGGCGCAAACCGGACTCTCGGCGTTGGTCCGCAAGCATCTCGGCGTCGAGCTCCCCAAGGAGCACCAGCGCGCCGATTGGGGAAAACGTCCCCTGGCGCCCGAGTCTCTAGCCTACTTGCTGAACGACGTGCGCTATTTGATTCCGCTGGCCGAGCAACTCCTTGACAGGTGCCGGCGAAAGGACATCGAGACCGAGGTCGACGAGGAGTGCCTTTACGTGCTGCATCAGGCCACACATCGCGCCGAGCCCACCAAGCCGGCTTGGAGGCGCATACGGGGTGCGGTCGAGCTCGATCGGACGCAGCAGGCTCGACTCCAACAGCTCGTCCGCGTGCGCGAGCGCTTCGCACGTGACCGGGACGTGCCCGCCTTTCGCATCTTGGTGAACTCGGTCTTGCTACGGCTGGCCCGTTCAGCACCTCAAGACGTGCAGGCCGTCCGGCGCACGTTGGGCAGCGCGCAGACGCCCGGACTTGCGTATGCCGTCGTCGAGTCGCTCAAGGGTGTGCGCGCAGACGCTTGCAGCGTGGATAGTGAGGACCAAGCGACCCCCATGCCATCACCGGCCGAACGGGCTCGGCGCCGCCGCTGTGCGAAGACGCTGAGCGCCTGGCGCGATCGCATCGCCCGGGAACGACGCGTCGATGCGCAGGCCGTCCTCCCCGGTCACTGTCTGCGTGATCTTTGCACGCTCAGGCCGCCATCGCTGGACGAATTGAGCCAGATCCAGGGCCTGGGTCGCGTGCGAGCAGAGCGCTACGGAACCACGTTGCTGGCGCTGCTC